A window of Methanocaldococcus vulcanius M7 genomic DNA:
TCCAAAGGTTGTTCCATGATCTCCATAACTTAATGCCTTTGCTATCTCTTCTTTTAAAAGCACTGCTCCTATTGGAACTCCTCCTCCAAGGGCTTTTGCCAATGTTAAAATATCTGGTTCAACACCATAATGCTCAAAAGCAAACATCCTTCCAGTTCTTCCCATTCCACACTGCACTTCATCAAAGATTAAGATGATATTTTTATCATCACACAGATCTCTAACTGCCTTTAAATAATCTCTATCTGCTATATGAATACCCCCCTCTCCTTGAACTGGCTCAATCATTATAGCAGAGGTTTTGTTTGTTATTGCTTCTTTCAATGCCTCTATATCGTTGAATGGAACATATTTAAATCCTTCTGGTAAAGGATAAAAGCCCTCTTGATACTTTGGTTTTGGTGTAGCGGCTAATGTTGTTAAAGTTCTTCCGTGAAATGCGTTATACATACTGATTATCTCTCCTCCATCTCTTCCCAAAACCTTTGATACATACTTCCTTGCAAACTTTATAGCTCCTTCATTTGCCTCAGCTCCACTGTTGCAGAAAAACGCCTTATCTAAACCACTCAACTCAACCAACTTTTTAGCAAGTTTTATTTGAGGAATTGTGTAATAGATGTTTGATGTATGAATTAACGTCTCTGCCTGCTTTTTTATCGCTTCAACAACCTTAGGATGGCAATGCCCTACATTATTTACTCCAATGCCAGCCAAGAAATCAAGATATTTCTTTCCATCAATATCATAGACCTCCATTCCTTTACCTTCAACTAAAACAACTGGCAACCTTCCATAAATTTGGAGATGGTATTTTTTCTCTAAGTCAATCCAATTTTCGCTCATTTAATCACCAATTTTTATTTAATGTTAAATAATTTCAATCTCATTTTAGTTTTTAATTTAGTTTCAAGGTAATGATGTATATCCAAATTTTATACAATTTTTATTGTTTTGTTATGGTTTGTTAGTGTTTTGTTCTATACTTGCATTATCATTCGTTCTTATTCCTTCTTAATAAACTTTTAATTTTTAGATTAATAGTTTTTTTACTTAATTTACATTTGAAATATTAATGAAATATCATAGGGCTATTATCTTATAGTCCTTTGATTACCTAATCAAAAACATTTTTATTTAATATGCGGTTTATTATACTTTGCTGTTGATGATCATAAATAAGAATATAAAAAATAAAAATTTATAAAATCTTTTGGTGATACCATGCATAAGATATGTGTTATTGAAGGAGATGGAATAGGAAAAGAAGTAGTTCCAGCAACAATACAGGTTTTAGAGGCAACTGGCTTGCCGTTTGAGTTTGTCTATGCTGAGGCAGGAGATGAAGTTTATAAAAAAACTGGTAAGGCATTGCCAGAAGAAACGATAGAAACTGCCTTAGATTGTGAGGCAGTGTTATTTGGAGCTGCAGGAGAGACAGCTGCTGATGTAATCGTTAAATTGAGGCAGATATTAGATACCTACGCCAATGTTAGACCAGTTAAAGCATACAAAGGAGTCAAATGCCTAAGACCTGATATTGATTACGTTATAGTTAGGGAAAATACAGAAGGGCTTTATAAAGGAATAGAGGCAGAGATTGATGAAGGAATTACAATAGCTACAAGAGTTATAACAGAAAAAGCATGCGAGAGGATATTTAGATTTGCTTTTAATTTGGCAGAGGAGAGAAAGAAGATGGGCAAAGAAGGGAAGGTTACATGTGCCCACAAAGCAAATGTCTTAAAATTAACTGATGGATTATTTAAAAAGATATTTTATAAAGTTGCTGAGGAATACAACGATATAAAGGCAGAAGATTATTACATAGATGCAATGAACATGTATATTATAACAAAACCGCAAGTATTTGATGTTGTAGTTACTTCTAACTTATTTGGAGATATTCTTTCAGATGGGGCTGCGGGAACTGTTGGTGGTTTAGGTTTAGCTCCTTCAGCAAATATAGGAGATGAGCATGGATTGTTTGAGCCAGTTCATGGTTCAGCTCCAGATATTGCTGGAAAAAAGATAGCTAATCCAACAGCTACAATATTAAGCGCTGTTTTAATGCTTAGATATTTAGGGGAGTATGAATCAGCAGATAAAGTTGAAAATGCCTTGGAAGAAGTTTTATCATTAGGTTTAACAACACCTGACTTAGGAGGTAATTTAAATACCTTTGAAATGGCTGAGGAAGTTGCTAAGAGAGTAAGAGGAGAATAAATTAAACTATTTTTCTTTAGAAAACTTTTCTATTCTTTTATTTTAAAAATTTAAAATAAAATTAGGTTTTTATTTATTAGGAGGTGATTTTATGAGATTGGCTATCATTGATTATGATAGATGCCAGCCAAAGAAATGCTCTATGGAATGCATGAAATACTGCCCCGGAGTTAGAATGGGAGAAAAGACAATAGAGATTGATGAAAACACAGGAAAGCCAGTAATATCAGAGGTTTTATGTTCTGGTTGTGGAATATGTGTTAAGAGATGTCCATTTAAGGCAATATCAATTATTGGATTGCCTGAAGAGTTGAGTGAGGATAAGATAGTTCATTCCTATGGGCAGAATAGATTTAAGCTATTTGGTTTGGTTATTCCAAGAGAGGGCGTTGT
This region includes:
- a CDS encoding aspartate aminotransferase family protein, which codes for MSENWIDLEKKYHLQIYGRLPVVLVEGKGMEVYDIDGKKYLDFLAGIGVNNVGHCHPKVVEAIKKQAETLIHTSNIYYTIPQIKLAKKLVELSGLDKAFFCNSGAEANEGAIKFARKYVSKVLGRDGGEIISMYNAFHGRTLTTLAATPKPKYQEGFYPLPEGFKYVPFNDIEALKEAITNKTSAIMIEPVQGEGGIHIADRDYLKAVRDLCDDKNIILIFDEVQCGMGRTGRMFAFEHYGVEPDILTLAKALGGGVPIGAVLLKEEIAKALSYGDHGTTFGGNPLACSAALASVEVIEELIKDNRVIEKGKYFIRKLENLVERYNFIKDVRGLGLMIGAELEFNGADIVKKMLEKGFLINCTSDTVLRFLPPLIVEKEHIDALIDALDNVLAEIKE
- the leuB gene encoding bifunctional 3-isopropylmalate/3-methylmalate dehydrogenase yields the protein MHKICVIEGDGIGKEVVPATIQVLEATGLPFEFVYAEAGDEVYKKTGKALPEETIETALDCEAVLFGAAGETAADVIVKLRQILDTYANVRPVKAYKGVKCLRPDIDYVIVRENTEGLYKGIEAEIDEGITIATRVITEKACERIFRFAFNLAEERKKMGKEGKVTCAHKANVLKLTDGLFKKIFYKVAEEYNDIKAEDYYIDAMNMYIITKPQVFDVVVTSNLFGDILSDGAAGTVGGLGLAPSANIGDEHGLFEPVHGSAPDIAGKKIANPTATILSAVLMLRYLGEYESADKVENALEEVLSLGLTTPDLGGNLNTFEMAEEVAKRVRGE